The stretch of DNA TTTGCCCACGGAGGAAAAGGTCTGGCTGATGCCGCTGCCGCTTACCGTTGACTATGAGCTGCCCGGCTACCAGAACATGGCCAAGATGTTTGGAGGCGATGCGGCTCACGCCGCGGGTGTGCAAAACATCATCCAGGCCCAGGCGCTTAAAGATGCCACCATGGCCCACTTCCTGGCCCAGGCCCGCCCGGAAGGGCACCTCCTGCTGCACCTCAACGGCAGCTACCACTCTGATAACCACGACGGCATACTGGCCTACCTGCGGCAGCAAACCCCCAAGCTCCGCGTGCTCACTATCAGTACGGTGCTGCAGGAGCAGCTGGGCAAGCTGGAACAGGAAAATGAGCAAAAGGCTGATTTTGTGCTGGCAGTACCCCAGGACATGACCCGCACGTATTAAGTGGGCACTTGCTGGCAGCGTGAGCAGAACGCATAATCGGAATTAGCCTCCAGGCCACTACCCGGAGGTATTTCTTTCCCCACGCTGACAGCAACTCTTTTTTCAAGGAACTGCCTCGAACAGCCTGATCTGCTACTGTACCTAAACTACTGGCCTAGGCGTAAAAAGTGCCTACCATCAACCATGATCAACATGCTTTCGACGCAGAATTACACTGACCTTCCGGATAGCGAGAACCTGCAACGTATTTGCAAGGCAGTAGCCGCTCTGGATGCTATTGTTTCGCCAGAGCCTGAGTTCCGCTACTACACCTACAACCCCGCCTGGGATGAGCAGGAAGCTGTATTTGAAATGAATGATGGCGAAGGCGACCAAATGCTGGTGCTTTTCCGAGCCGGTGGGTGCGTGATTAATGGGTACGGCGAAGGCCTTGATGAGCCAGCGAAGGAGGCCGTAACGCGCGGGCTGCCGGCCATGTATCAGGAGTTCATCTTTGGGGAGCCCGTAAATTCCATTGGTACCACCTTCTGCCTCTGGACCACCGAACAGGGGGAATGGCAAACCGGCGAGCTGACCACCGACGAAGATGGCTCCGAGGATATGCTGGGCATTTTCGATGGCGACCCACACACCTACGTAGACTGGGCCCAGGAGTATTACGAGCCTGAAACCCTGCCTGAATCGGGCATCTCCGCAGAGGCCGTGCGGCGGGTGTACGCAGGCGAAACCCTCACCCGGGAACTCGTGCTGGCAATAACCAAGCACGTACCCAACTGGGAGCAGCTAAGCCAGGACCTGACCGATCTTCAGTACCCCTTTAACTTTAAGCAACAATAACTCAGCTAGACTACCTGTGAACCGGGTGGCAATAGTAAAATAACAGCAAGCCATAATTTTTTGTAGTGTTTTTTAACTGATGCTTTGCCTGGGTTGATGGGCTGGCGGGTGGGCCTTACTGCCATATTAGGCTTTGGGCCGTGTGTGCACTAAGTGTATTGCGGGAACTGTAAAAAGCCATTTGTGAGCTTCAGGGCGTGTTTTAGTGCTGGACTTAAGGATGCAAAGTGCGTATGTTAGGGTATTCTAACCCGCCTTTCGTCTGCCTATCGTCTGAACTCTACCTCTGCTGCCCCGCTGTATTCAAGTAAGATGAGGTACCTCATCCGGGAGTAGTTGTAGTTTGGATTACTGAAGCGAAAAGCGGCTGCCCTAAAAGGCGGCCGTTGTAGTTTCTGCCCGTGCCTATTGCCTTGCTCCGCTCCAGTTCTTTCCACCAATACCCACCAAAACACCATGAAAAAGTTCTTACTAACTACCCTGGGCGCAGCTGCCTTAGCACTGCTAAGCCATGGCAAGGCCGAAGCCCAAACCTACCAGCAGGTCTGGGCCGATGAGTTTACCAACGGCATCAGCTCCAGCTGGGTGTTTGAAACCGGCGGCGGCGGCTGGGGCAACAACGAGAAGCAGTATTACCAGCGCGCCAACGCTACCGTGGCCAATGGCATTCTGCAGATTACGGCCAAGAAGGAGAACGTAGGCGGCATGCCCTACACCTCCTCGCGCATGAAAACGCAGGGCCTCAAGGAGTTCAAATACGGCAAAATTGAAGCTCGCATGAAGCTTCCGTTGGGCCAGGGCCTGTGGCCAGCCTTCTGGATGCTGGGCTCCAACATCAACACAGTTAGCTGGCCCGCCTGCGGGGAAATTGACGTGATGGAGCACATCAACGCCGAGAACAAGGTGTATGGTACTGTGCACTGGGACAGCAACGGGCACGCGGAGTACGGCGGCAACATTATCACCACGCCCCAGGATTACCACGTGTACTCCATTGAGTGGACTGCCAGTGCCATTAAGTGGTTTGTTGATGGCACCAAGTATCACGAAATCAACATCACCAACGGTACCGGCAGCACCGAGGAATTTCAGCGCCCCTTTTTCCTGCTCCTAAACCTGGCCGTAGCCGGCAACTGGCCTGGCCAGACGGTAGACGAAAGCAAGCTGCCCGCCACCATGTACGTTGACTATGTGCGGGTGTACCAGCTGACCTCAACTACCACGCCGCCGCCTACTACCTCATCTGTCACTATTCAGGCCGAGGCCTACAGCTCCATGAACGGCGTGCAAACTGAAACCACTACCGATACAGGTGGCGGCCAGAATGTGGCCTACATTGACGCCGGCGACTGGATGGCGTACAGCAACGTTAATTTCCCCACGTCGGGCGCCTACAACATTGAGTACCGTGTGGCCAGCCCCAGCGGTGGCACCTTATCATCAGACCTGAATGCGGGCTCTATTCAGCTTGGCAACACTACCATTCCGGCTACCGGCGGCTGGCAGAACTGGACCACGGTTTCCAAGACGGTAAACGTAAATGCTGGTACCTACAACTTCGGCGTATTTGCTCAAACCGGCGGCTGGAACATCAACTGGATCCGGATTACGAAGGCCACCTCTACCGCACTAACAGCCACGCAAGCATCGTCGGCCGTGGGTGCCGACGGTACTGCCAGTTCACGAGCGGCTGGTCTGCAGATCTATCCGAACCCGGTGGAAAACGGCAGCCTGCGCATTCAAACCGACGCGAACCTGATGGGCAGCCAGTACAAAATTGTTGATGGCGTTGGAAGAACCGTGAGCAGCGGACAGTTACAGGCGGAAAGCATTGATGTATCGGCCCTCAAAAAAGGTGTGTATCAACTAACCCTCACTACGGCCGACAACCAGAATTTCACGCAACGGTTCATCAAATAGCGCTTTCTAGGCCTATACCTCAGAGCTGCTTGGTGGGCACTGTCAATGAATGTTGGCAGTGCCCACTTGTGTTTAGTTAGGCCGGGGGGGCTCGGCAGCGCTACCCTGTGGGGCGTGCGACCATACCCGCAAGGCCTGCACCGCGTGGTGCCAGTTCTCGATGCTTTCCCGAATGCCTGGCTGGGAAGCGTTCGGGCTGAACAAGGTATCGGACTGGCCTAGGGCTTGAAGCTCTTCGAGGTTTTGCCAGTAGCCCACGGCCAGGCCCGCCAGGTAAGCGGCACCCAAGGCCGTGGTTTCGGTGATGCGCGGCCGGATAACTTTCGTGTCGAGGACATCGGCCTGAAACTGCATGAGCAGTTTGTTTGCCGCCGCGCCCCCATCAACGCGCAGCTCCGCGATGGGCAGGCCAGAGTCGACTTTCATGGCCTCCAGCACGTCCATGGTTTGAAAGGCAATGGACTCTAGGGCCGCCCGCGCAATATGGGCCGCCGTGGTGGCGCGGCTCATCCCGAAAATGGCAGCTCGGGCGTACGGGTCCCAGTAGGGGGCGCCCAGGCCGGCAAAGGCCGGCACGAAGCACACGCCCCCAGTACTGTTAACCTGCTTGGCCAGCTGCTCTACCTCCGCCGAGGTTTTAATGATACCGAGGTTGTCGCGCAGCCATTGCACCACGGCTCCCGCCATAAAAATACTGCCCTCCAGGGCATACTCTACCTGGCCGTTGCGTTGCCAGGCTACCGTGGTGAGCAGGTTGTTGCTCGATGCTTTCGGCTCCGGTCCCGTATTCATCAGCATGAAGCAGCCGGTGCCGTAAGTGTTTTTCACCATGCCGGGGCTAGTGCACAGCTGCCCAAACAAGGCCGCCTGTTGGTCACCGGCAATGCCCGCAATGGGGATTTTGGAGGCGAAGACGGTGGTTTTGGTTTCGCCATACACCTCACTCGACTGCCGTACCTCGGGCAGCATGCTCCTGGGAATGTCAAACAGGCCCAGCAGCTCCTCGTCCCACTGCAGGGTGTGGATGTTGAAGAGCATGGTGCGGGAGGCATTGGTGACGTCTGTGACGTGCAGCTCGCCCTGGGTGAAGTTCCAGATAAGCCAGCTATCCACGGTGCCAAACGCCAGCTCCCCGGCCGCGGCCTTTCTGCGGGCTCCGCGCACGTTGTCCAGTATCCACTTCACCTTGCTGGCTGAGAAGTATGCATCGAGCAGGAGGCCAGTCTTGTTGCGGATCAGGTCTTCGCGGCCTTCGGCACGCAGCTGGTCGCAGTACTCGGCGGTGCGGCGGTCTTGCCACACAATGGCGTTGTAGATGGGTTTGCCGGTTTTACGGTTCCAGACTACCACCGTCTCGCGTTGGTTGGTGATACCAATGGCGGCAATGCTCTTCCCGTTCTGGCCCGCCTTCACTGTCGCTTCCGCCGCCACGCCCGCCTGCGTCGACCAGATTTCCAACGGATCATGCTCCACCCAACCCGGCCGGGGAAATATCTGGGTGAACTCCTTCTGCGCCTGCGCCACAATGCGACCTCTCTTATCAAACAGAATAGCCCGGGAGCTGGTCGTGCCTTGGTCGAGCGCAAGGATGTACTGCGGCATGGGAAGTAGGGTAGAGGTGAGGTAGGGATGGGAAATAGATAATTATTGAAATGAAAACCAGCTTCTATCAAATAATGAAAAGACTGTCATGCTGAGCGGAGCCAAAGTATCACGTATGCTGACGTCGCCTTACTAGCTGTCATGCTGAGCGGAGCCGAAGCATCTCTACCGCTTCGTTGAGCCGTCGTTAGGCCAGTTGAGGTAGTCAGAGGTAGAGATGCTTCGGCTCCGCTCAGCATGAGGGTCCACTGTACTCGTTCTAGGCCACTCAAACGACTGCATTTTCTAACGTTGTTGGTTTCTCCTTTAGCACGTAATGCTGTGCTACCCTCGTAAAACCAGCTACTTGCTGCTCCTGCCACTGTTGGTCTTTACCGAGTTCCTGAGCCAACAGGGCGGCTACTGTTGGGGCTATGCGCAGGGCGGCGCGAGCATCCAGGAACAGCACCCGGACGCGCCGGGCCAACACGTCTTCCACGGTGCGAGCCATTTCGTGGCGGGCAGCCCACACTACCTCGGCTTGCAGGAATTCTAGTGCTTCATCCAGCTTCTGGCCTAGCTCGGGCCGCTCGGTTATGAGCTGCTGAAGGGCCGGTAGGTCGGAGCCGTACACGTAGAGGTGGCTGCTGCGGTCGGAAGTAGGCTGAGCGCCGTGGATGGAGAGGTAAGCGGTTTGACTGGGAGCGAGGGGGAGCTTACCGAGGGCAATGGCTTTGTCGACCGTATCCTGGGCCATGCGGCGGTAAGTTGTCCATTTGCCGCCCGTGATGGTGATGAGGCCGCCCGGTGAGACGAGGATTTTGTGGCTGCGCGAAATCTCCTTGGTCTTCTCGGAGCCGTCTTGCGGAGCAGCCAGGGGCCGCAAACCCGCAAAGATGCTCAGCGCATCGCTGCGCTGGGGGGCGCGGGTGAGGTACTGGGCGGCAGTGCGCAGAATGAAGTCGATTTCCTCTTCCAGGGCCTGGGGCTCCAGGCTGTGCTCCTGGAGTGGGGTATCGGTAGTGCCCAGCACCACGCGGCCGTGCCAGGGCACTGCAAACAGCACGCGACCATCTTCGGTCTTGGGAATCATCAGGGCATCATCGCCGGGCAGAAACGACTTCTCCACCACAATGTGCACGCCCTGGCTGGGCCGCACCAGCTTGCGGGCACCGGGCTGGTCCATCTGCAGAATATCATCTACGAAAACGCCGGTGGCATTCACCACGACTTTCGCTCGCAGTTCGTACGTGGTGCCGGTTTCTTCGTCGGTAGCCGACACGCCTGCCACCTGGCCTAGCGCATCTTTCAGCAGCCCGTGCACCCCGAAGTGATTGAGCAACACGGCGCCCTGCTCAATGGCCGTTTGCGCCAGGTTGATGGCCAGGCGGGCATCATCAAACTGCCCATCGTGGTAGAGCACGCCGCCCCGCAGACCCTGCGGCTTGATGTTACTCAGGCGCTGCAGGGTTTCGTCTTTGCTAAGGTGCACCGAGGCGCCCAGGCTTAGCTCGCCGGCCAGCAGATCATACATCTTCAGGCCCATAGTGTAGAATGGGCCGCCCCACCAGTCGTAGTTCGGAATGATAAAATCTTGGTTTTTGACGAGGTGCGGCGCGTTTTTCAGCAGGAGGCCACGCTCGTAAAGAGCCTCGCGCACCAGGCCTACGTCGCCTTGCGCGAGGTAACGGACGCCGCCGTGTACCAGCTTGGTGCTGCGGCTGCTGGTGCCCTTGGCGTAGTCGGCCTGCTCCAGCAGCAGCGTTTTATAGCCCCGGCTGGCGCCATCGAGGGCAATGCCTAGGCCAGTTGCGCCGCCGCCAATCACGAGCAAATCCCAGAGCGGGTGCTGGGTAAGCTGTTGTAGAAGGTGTTCGCGCTGGAAAAGTAGTTCGGGTGGGGTTTGCTGCATAGGGAGGTAGTAAACCTAGCTCAACGGCTCTGCTCACTATCCTACATCAACGGATTGTCGCGGAAATAGATAATTTCAGCCATACTCGGCGGCTGGTAAGCCACAAAAAACCTTGAAGCGCGCTCCTATGCTATTCCGCGAGGCCCAAGTGGCAGATATTCCGCAGCTCAGCGTAGTAAGGCTGTCGGTGCTGGAAAACCGATTGTCTAACCCGGCCCTGGTCACAACCCAGGACTACGTCGACTACCTCACCCAGCGCGGCAAAGGCTGGGCGTGCGAGGAAAACGGGGGCATTGTGGGGTTTGGCATTGCGGATAGGCTAGGCCACAGCATCTGGGCGCTTTTTGTGCAGCCGGAGTTTGCCGGGCTTGGCATCGGCAAGCAGCTGCATGAGTTGATGTTAAACTGGTATTTCGCCCAAACCTCCGGAACCGTGTGGCTTAGCACAGCGCGCGGTACTCGCGCTGAAGAGTTCTACCGTCGTCAAGGCTGGCAGGATACGGGCCTCACCAAGAGCGGTGAGGTGCGCTTTGAAATGACAGTGGGGGAGTGGAACCAGAAGGCGTAAATAATGAATGCTGACAAAAGAACCTTACAAAAGGTGATAGGGAGTTGGCTTGTAGTGAGCATATTGATTACCCTGCCGGCTGTAGCTCAGCCGAGCTTCACGGTAGTTCCGCTAGGTGTAAAAGGTGGCCTACAGGAAAACAACCTCTCGGCCTATCTGGTGGCTCCAGCTGGCTCCGCTTCCTACATCTGCCTGGATGCCGGTACCGTGTACAGCGGCGTAGAGAAAGCCATCAGCAACAAGGTGTTCTCCGTGCCAGCTGGTGAGGTAGTACGCAACCAGATTAAGGCCTACCTTATTTCTCACGCCCACCTCGACCACGTCGCCGGAATGCTGATTGGTGCTCCCGATGATTCACCTAAGAGCATCTATGGCCTTCAGAGCTGCCTAACCACCATCCAAAACAACTACTTCAACTGGCAAGCCTGGCCGAACTTCGGTGATGGCGGCAACCCACCAGCCCTAAAGAAATACCAGTTGCGGGCGCTGGTACCCCAGCAGGAAACAGCCATTGCAAACACTGCGCTTCAGGTGCAGGCGTTTCCGCTCAGCCACGGCAAGCCCTACCAAAGCGCCGCGTTTCTGGTGCGCCACGGCAGTAGCTACCTGCTCTACCTCGGCGACACGGGCGCCGATGCCGTGGAGCAAAGCCAGAACCTGCGCACCGTATGGCAGGCCGTGCAGCCGCTCATCAAGGCTCACCAGCTCAAGGCTATCTTCATCGAAGCTTCCTACCCCAATACGCAGCCGGAGAAGCAGCTATTCGGCCACCTTACACCGGCGCTGTTGATGCAGGAAATGGACGCGCTAGGCCAGTTAACCGGCCCGGCCGCTTTGCGCGGACTGCCCGTCATCATCACCCACCTCAAGCCTTCGCCCGGCAACGAGGCTCTCATCAAAAAGCAGCTCACCGAAGCCAACAAGCTCCAACTGAAACTGGTGTTCCCGGAACAGGGAAGGCGGTTGGAGTTTTGAGGTGGCTCATGAACCGTTGGATCTAGAAGAAACAATGGAACGTCATGCTGAGCTTGTCGAAGCATCTCTACCGCTTCGTTGCTAGAAGCCGAGGCCAGTTGATTAGTCAGAGGTAGAGATGCTTCGGCAAGCTCTGCATGACAGATGGTTTGGCAACATCAGCACGCGAAGTATCTCTGCAAGCTCGACATGACCGGTTCGTTTGACTTTCAGATGTATTTCTCTAGTAGCTTAGCTGCATGCTTCTACCCAACTTCTCTAAAGTAGCGCTGAGCTACGGCCTGCTGCTCCTGCTAATTCTGGCCACTCCTGCCGCAAATGCACAAAGCCCGGCGCCAAAGCGTGAACCGTTTGTGCTAGGCCACATCGACCGTATCAAATCGGTGCAGCTGAACGAGGACCGGGTACTGAACATCTACCTGCCCGACGGGTACGACGCCGACCCCAAGGTAAAGTACCCCGTGATTTACCTGCTGGATGGCTCCGCCGACGAAGACTTCATCCACATCGTAGGGCTGGTGCAGTACCTGACGTTTCCCTGGATTGATGCGCTGCCCAAGTCCATTGTGGTGGGCATTGCAACGGTGGATAGACGGCGCGACTTTACCTTTCCCACTCACAATGCCAAGGACCTGAAGGACTACCCGACCACGGGTAAGTCAGCCGCGTTTATGCGGTTTCTGGAGAAGGACCTGCAGCCATATGTAGAGAAAACGTACCGCACCAATGGGCAGAAAACGCTCATAGGTCAGTCGTTGGGTGGATTGTTTGCCATGGAGGTGCTGCTGAAAAAGCCCACGTTGTTTAACACCTACATCATCGCCAGCCCCAGCCTGTGGTGGGATGATGAGTCGTTGGTAGCGCAGGCTCCCACGTTGCTGAAACAGACCTCCTCGGCTACTCCCGCCAACGTATTTGTCGCCCTCGGCAACGAAGGCCCCGAGATGAAGAAAGCTACGGAGTCGATGGTTTCACTGCTACGCGCCACTCCGGCCCGGGTAGGGCGCATTGAATACGTGCCGTTCCCCGAAGAAACGCATGCCACTATCCTGCACCGGGCGGTGTACAAA from Hymenobacter taeanensis encodes:
- a CDS encoding GNAT family N-acetyltransferase, with product MLFREAQVADIPQLSVVRLSVLENRLSNPALVTTQDYVDYLTQRGKGWACEENGGIVGFGIADRLGHSIWALFVQPEFAGLGIGKQLHELMLNWYFAQTSGTVWLSTARGTRAEEFYRRQGWQDTGLTKSGEVRFEMTVGEWNQKA
- the glpK gene encoding glycerol kinase GlpK; its protein translation is MPQYILALDQGTTSSRAILFDKRGRIVAQAQKEFTQIFPRPGWVEHDPLEIWSTQAGVAAEATVKAGQNGKSIAAIGITNQRETVVVWNRKTGKPIYNAIVWQDRRTAEYCDQLRAEGREDLIRNKTGLLLDAYFSASKVKWILDNVRGARRKAAAGELAFGTVDSWLIWNFTQGELHVTDVTNASRTMLFNIHTLQWDEELLGLFDIPRSMLPEVRQSSEVYGETKTTVFASKIPIAGIAGDQQAALFGQLCTSPGMVKNTYGTGCFMLMNTGPEPKASSNNLLTTVAWQRNGQVEYALEGSIFMAGAVVQWLRDNLGIIKTSAEVEQLAKQVNSTGGVCFVPAFAGLGAPYWDPYARAAIFGMSRATTAAHIARAALESIAFQTMDVLEAMKVDSGLPIAELRVDGGAAANKLLMQFQADVLDTKVIRPRITETTALGAAYLAGLAVGYWQNLEELQALGQSDTLFSPNASQPGIRESIENWHHAVQALRVWSHAPQGSAAEPPRPN
- a CDS encoding MBL fold metallo-hydrolase, translated to MSILITLPAVAQPSFTVVPLGVKGGLQENNLSAYLVAPAGSASYICLDAGTVYSGVEKAISNKVFSVPAGEVVRNQIKAYLISHAHLDHVAGMLIGAPDDSPKSIYGLQSCLTTIQNNYFNWQAWPNFGDGGNPPALKKYQLRALVPQQETAIANTALQVQAFPLSHGKPYQSAAFLVRHGSSYLLYLGDTGADAVEQSQNLRTVWQAVQPLIKAHQLKAIFIEASYPNTQPEKQLFGHLTPALLMQEMDALGQLTGPAALRGLPVIITHLKPSPGNEALIKKQLTEANKLQLKLVFPEQGRRLEF
- a CDS encoding alpha/beta hydrolase, which encodes MLLPNFSKVALSYGLLLLLILATPAANAQSPAPKREPFVLGHIDRIKSVQLNEDRVLNIYLPDGYDADPKVKYPVIYLLDGSADEDFIHIVGLVQYLTFPWIDALPKSIVVGIATVDRRRDFTFPTHNAKDLKDYPTTGKSAAFMRFLEKDLQPYVEKTYRTNGQKTLIGQSLGGLFAMEVLLKKPTLFNTYIIASPSLWWDDESLVAQAPTLLKQTSSATPANVFVALGNEGPEMKKATESMVSLLRATPARVGRIEYVPFPEETHATILHRAVYKGFETLYKKQK
- a CDS encoding glycerol-3-phosphate dehydrogenase/oxidase codes for the protein MQQTPPELLFQREHLLQQLTQHPLWDLLVIGGGATGLGIALDGASRGYKTLLLEQADYAKGTSSRSTKLVHGGVRYLAQGDVGLVREALYERGLLLKNAPHLVKNQDFIIPNYDWWGGPFYTMGLKMYDLLAGELSLGASVHLSKDETLQRLSNIKPQGLRGGVLYHDGQFDDARLAINLAQTAIEQGAVLLNHFGVHGLLKDALGQVAGVSATDEETGTTYELRAKVVVNATGVFVDDILQMDQPGARKLVRPSQGVHIVVEKSFLPGDDALMIPKTEDGRVLFAVPWHGRVVLGTTDTPLQEHSLEPQALEEEIDFILRTAAQYLTRAPQRSDALSIFAGLRPLAAPQDGSEKTKEISRSHKILVSPGGLITITGGKWTTYRRMAQDTVDKAIALGKLPLAPSQTAYLSIHGAQPTSDRSSHLYVYGSDLPALQQLITERPELGQKLDEALEFLQAEVVWAARHEMARTVEDVLARRVRVLFLDARAALRIAPTVAALLAQELGKDQQWQEQQVAGFTRVAQHYVLKEKPTTLENAVV
- a CDS encoding carbohydrate-binding protein, producing the protein MKKFLLTTLGAAALALLSHGKAEAQTYQQVWADEFTNGISSSWVFETGGGGWGNNEKQYYQRANATVANGILQITAKKENVGGMPYTSSRMKTQGLKEFKYGKIEARMKLPLGQGLWPAFWMLGSNINTVSWPACGEIDVMEHINAENKVYGTVHWDSNGHAEYGGNIITTPQDYHVYSIEWTASAIKWFVDGTKYHEINITNGTGSTEEFQRPFFLLLNLAVAGNWPGQTVDESKLPATMYVDYVRVYQLTSTTTPPPTTSSVTIQAEAYSSMNGVQTETTTDTGGGQNVAYIDAGDWMAYSNVNFPTSGAYNIEYRVASPSGGTLSSDLNAGSIQLGNTTIPATGGWQNWTTVSKTVNVNAGTYNFGVFAQTGGWNINWIRITKATSTALTATQASSAVGADGTASSRAAGLQIYPNPVENGSLRIQTDANLMGSQYKIVDGVGRTVSSGQLQAESIDVSALKKGVYQLTLTTADNQNFTQRFIK